One Rhipicephalus microplus isolate Deutch F79 chromosome 4, USDA_Rmic, whole genome shotgun sequence genomic window carries:
- the me31B gene encoding ATP-dependent RNA helicase me31b isoform X1 — protein sequence MTTIVENSGNHSPEKSVIHTNNIRDVDEGGWKSKLVIPPRDLRKRTSDVTDTKGNEFEDFCLKRELLMGIFEKGWEKPSPIQEASIPIALLGRDILARAKNGTGKTGAYIIPMLQRIDVTKDHIQAMAIVPTRELALQTSQICIELSKHLKARVMVTTGGTNLKDDIMRIYENVHVIIATPGRILDLMEKRVAQMDKCNMLILDEADKLLSQDFKGLLDKVISYLPSDRQILLYSATFPLTVEQFMKKHLHSPYEINLMDELTLKGVTQYYAFVQERQKVHCLNTLFSKLQINQSIIFCNSTQRVELLAKKITELGYSCYYIHAKMSQQHRNRVFHDFRAGLCRNLVCSDLFTRGIDIQAVNVVINFDFPKMAETYLHRIGRSGRFGHLGIAINLITYDDRFSLHRIEQELGTEIKPIPKVIDKNLYVAELQLEDAEANASK from the exons ATGACCACTATCGTGGAAAACTCGGGGAACCATTCCCCTGAGAAATCTGTAATCCACACCAACAACATTAG GGATGTTGATGAAGGTGGTTGGAAATCTAAACTTGTCATACCTCCACGTGATTTAAGGAAGAGAACATCG GATGTCACAGATACGAAGGGCAATGAATTTGAGGACTTTTGTCTAAAGCGAGAGCTTCTCATGGGCATCTTTGAGAAGGGTTGGGAGAAGCCCTCTCCTATCCAGGAAGCCAGCATCCCCATAGCGCTGCTGGGGCGCGACATTCTGGCTCGGGCCAAAAACGGCACTGGCAAGACGGGTGCTTACATCATCCCCATGCTCCAACGAATAGACGTCACAAAGGACCACATCCAAG CTATGGCCATTGTCCCAACTCGAGAGCTCGCCCTCCAAACCAGTCAAATTTGCATCGAGCTGTCGAAGCACCTAAAGGCCAGAGTCATGGTTACAACTGGTGGCACCAATCTGAAGGATGACATCATGCGCATCTACGAGAATG TTCACGTGATCATCGCAACACCTGGCCGCATATTGGATCTCATGGAGAAGAGAGTAGCGCAGATGGACAAGTGCAACATGCTCATTCTGGATGAG GCCGACAAGCTGCTCTCCCAGGACTTCAAGGGCTTGCTGGACAAAGTGATCAGTTACCTGCCCTCGGACAGGCAGATTCTTCTCTACTCTGCCACTTTCCCACTCACAGTGGAGCAGTTCATG AAGAAGCACTTGCACAGCCCATACGAGATTAACCTGATGGATGAGCTGACCCTGAAAGGTGTGACCCAGTACTACGCTTTTGTGCAAGAAAGGCAAAAGGTCCACTGCCTCAACACGCTCTTCTCAAAG CtgcaaatcaatcagtcaattatCTTCTGCAACTCCACTCAGCGGGTGGAGCTTTTGGCGAAGAAGATAACGGAACTTGGCTACTCGTGCTACTACATCCACGCCAAGATGTCCCAGCAACATCGTAATCGTGTGTTCCACGACTTTCGTGCTGGCCTCTGCAGGAACCTTGTCTGCTCTG ACCTTTTCACGCGAGGCATAGACATCCAGGCTGTGAACGTGGTGATCAACTTCGACTTCCCAAAGATGGCAGAGACATATCTGCACCGTATTGGCCGATCCGGCCGCTTTGGCCACCTTGGCATTGCCATCAACCTGATCACCTATGATGACCGCTTCTCGCTGCACCGCATTGAGCAAGAGCTGGGCACTGAAATCAAGCCAATTCCCAAG GTCATCGACAAGAACCTCTACGTGGCAGAGCTGCAGCTGGAAGATGCAGAAGCAAATGCCAGCAAATAG
- the me31B gene encoding ATP-dependent RNA helicase me31b isoform X2 produces MTTIVENSGNHSPEKSVIHTNNIRDVDEGGWKSKLVIPPRDLRKRTSDVTDTKGNEFEDFCLKRELLMGIFEKGWEKPSPIQEASIPIALLGRDILARAKNGTGKTGAYIIPMLQRIDVTKDHIQAMAIVPTRELALQTSQICIELSKHLKARVMVTTGGTNLKDDIMRIYENVHVIIATPGRILDLMEKRVAQMDKCNMLILDEADKLLSQDFKGLLDKVISYLPSDRQILLYSATFPLTVEQFMKKHLHSPYEINLMDELTLKGVTQYYAFVQERQKVHCLNTLFSKLQINQSIIFCNSTQRVELLAKKITELGYSCYYIHAKMSQQHRNRVFHDFRAGLCRNLVCSELCELEN; encoded by the exons ATGACCACTATCGTGGAAAACTCGGGGAACCATTCCCCTGAGAAATCTGTAATCCACACCAACAACATTAG GGATGTTGATGAAGGTGGTTGGAAATCTAAACTTGTCATACCTCCACGTGATTTAAGGAAGAGAACATCG GATGTCACAGATACGAAGGGCAATGAATTTGAGGACTTTTGTCTAAAGCGAGAGCTTCTCATGGGCATCTTTGAGAAGGGTTGGGAGAAGCCCTCTCCTATCCAGGAAGCCAGCATCCCCATAGCGCTGCTGGGGCGCGACATTCTGGCTCGGGCCAAAAACGGCACTGGCAAGACGGGTGCTTACATCATCCCCATGCTCCAACGAATAGACGTCACAAAGGACCACATCCAAG CTATGGCCATTGTCCCAACTCGAGAGCTCGCCCTCCAAACCAGTCAAATTTGCATCGAGCTGTCGAAGCACCTAAAGGCCAGAGTCATGGTTACAACTGGTGGCACCAATCTGAAGGATGACATCATGCGCATCTACGAGAATG TTCACGTGATCATCGCAACACCTGGCCGCATATTGGATCTCATGGAGAAGAGAGTAGCGCAGATGGACAAGTGCAACATGCTCATTCTGGATGAG GCCGACAAGCTGCTCTCCCAGGACTTCAAGGGCTTGCTGGACAAAGTGATCAGTTACCTGCCCTCGGACAGGCAGATTCTTCTCTACTCTGCCACTTTCCCACTCACAGTGGAGCAGTTCATG AAGAAGCACTTGCACAGCCCATACGAGATTAACCTGATGGATGAGCTGACCCTGAAAGGTGTGACCCAGTACTACGCTTTTGTGCAAGAAAGGCAAAAGGTCCACTGCCTCAACACGCTCTTCTCAAAG CtgcaaatcaatcagtcaattatCTTCTGCAACTCCACTCAGCGGGTGGAGCTTTTGGCGAAGAAGATAACGGAACTTGGCTACTCGTGCTACTACATCCACGCCAAGATGTCCCAGCAACATCGTAATCGTGTGTTCCACGACTTTCGTGCTGGCCTCTGCAGGAACCTTGTCTGCTCTG AACTCTGCGAATTGGAAAACTAA